A genomic segment from Nitratiruptor sp. YY08-10 encodes:
- the nosZ gene encoding Sec-dependent nitrous-oxide reductase, which translates to MKRLISLVAAAGLVSSVSLAQSELEKIMKERGLTQDDILAAAKTYTPSGGRDKYIVFSSGGQSGQIMVYGVPSMRILKFIGVFTPEPWQGWGYDDDTKKVLKEGWRNGKKITWGDTHHPALSETNGVYDGKWLVINDKANPRLAVIDLKDFVTKQIVVNPVFKSDHGGAFFTPNSEYILEACQYAAPFDNNYHPMEEYADVYRGGVTVWKFDHENGRIIPEESFTIEMPPYMQDLSDAGKELSYGWGFTNSFNSEMYTGGIEKGLPPFEAGCSRNDTDYLHVYNWRKLAELAKDPKNVKIINGHKVIPIEVAVKNDCLFLIPEPKSPHGVDVSPDGRYIVVCGKLDTHATVYDFKKIMKAVKNHDFAGKDPYGIPIIDMKKAMHCQAELGLGPLHNQFGPKWKTEGEIYTSLYVDSQVVKWDYLNCEVKDRVNVNYNIGHLCGMEGKTEDPQGEYIIALNKLAIDRFNPIGPLHPQNHQLIDVSGKKMKLLYDMPVPLGEPHQAVAIRASKLHPEVRYPMGTNPFTGKVHRGKTLAGQEKIVRKGNHVYVYGTLVRSHINPEHVTVNKGDIVTFYLTNLERAEDETHGFTVDWYNVHASLEPGKTVAVTFKADQEGVFPYYCTEFCSALHLEMMGYLLVKDPNKVYKSVRKIKLKKMSKEELMKEYKKTVALNEATKKVIQSVVKFLKENHYEKFPVVKQLVEDAMDQFSKVPAEEKKAEEALKKGDIETAINFQYQAWQYLVKTADVGIRAKDLLVKKLATPMSEAAKRGEVAFAEGGCNGCHVIGKVSSGPDLVGVLQRHENGEKWVAEFIKNPSKFYNDPYVKTLIDYFNLRMPNQHMSDQQIKDIIEYLKWIDQNANLF; encoded by the coding sequence ATGAAAAGGCTTATCAGCCTTGTGGCGGCAGCAGGACTGGTTTCTAGCGTTTCACTTGCACAAAGTGAACTAGAAAAGATTATGAAAGAGCGTGGGCTGACGCAAGATGATATTCTTGCAGCTGCTAAAACCTATACCCCATCAGGTGGAAGGGATAAATATATTGTATTTAGCTCCGGTGGACAATCTGGCCAGATAATGGTTTATGGTGTACCATCAATGCGGATTTTGAAATTTATCGGTGTTTTTACACCTGAGCCTTGGCAAGGCTGGGGATATGATGATGATACGAAAAAGGTATTGAAAGAGGGTTGGAGAAACGGTAAAAAAATTACATGGGGGGACACTCACCATCCAGCGCTTTCAGAAACGAATGGTGTATATGATGGAAAATGGCTTGTCATTAACGATAAAGCGAATCCAAGACTTGCCGTTATCGACTTAAAAGACTTTGTAACAAAGCAAATCGTTGTCAACCCTGTTTTTAAGTCGGACCATGGTGGAGCTTTCTTTACACCAAACAGTGAATATATTTTGGAAGCGTGTCAATATGCAGCACCATTTGATAACAACTACCACCCAATGGAAGAGTATGCAGATGTATATAGAGGTGGTGTGACTGTTTGGAAATTTGATCACGAAAATGGACGAATTATTCCAGAAGAGTCTTTTACTATCGAAATGCCGCCTTACATGCAAGATTTGAGCGATGCAGGTAAAGAGCTAAGCTATGGATGGGGATTTACCAACTCATTCAACTCTGAAATGTATACCGGAGGTATTGAAAAAGGGCTTCCACCATTTGAGGCTGGTTGTAGCCGAAACGATACAGACTACTTGCATGTATACAATTGGAGAAAACTAGCTGAGCTTGCAAAAGATCCAAAAAATGTAAAAATTATCAATGGACATAAAGTTATTCCTATCGAAGTAGCGGTAAAAAATGATTGTCTTTTCTTGATTCCAGAGCCAAAATCTCCACACGGAGTGGATGTGAGCCCAGATGGTCGATATATTGTTGTGTGTGGAAAGCTTGATACTCATGCAACTGTATATGACTTTAAAAAGATTATGAAAGCTGTGAAAAATCATGACTTTGCTGGAAAAGATCCATACGGTATTCCAATTATCGATATGAAAAAAGCGATGCATTGTCAAGCAGAACTTGGTTTAGGACCACTACATAACCAATTTGGACCAAAATGGAAAACTGAAGGTGAGATCTATACATCACTCTATGTTGACAGCCAAGTTGTCAAATGGGATTATCTCAATTGTGAAGTCAAAGATAGAGTCAACGTAAACTACAACATCGGTCACCTTTGTGGAATGGAAGGAAAAACAGAAGATCCGCAAGGCGAATATATTATCGCACTTAACAAACTTGCAATCGATAGATTCAACCCAATTGGACCACTTCACCCACAAAACCACCAGCTCATTGATGTTAGCGGTAAGAAAATGAAACTGCTTTATGATATGCCAGTCCCACTTGGTGAACCACACCAAGCAGTAGCGATTCGAGCAAGCAAGCTTCATCCAGAAGTACGCTATCCGATGGGAACAAATCCGTTTACCGGAAAAGTTCATAGAGGAAAAACGCTTGCCGGACAAGAAAAAATTGTTCGAAAAGGGAACCATGTTTATGTCTATGGAACATTGGTGCGAAGCCATATCAATCCTGAGCACGTGACTGTCAATAAGGGCGATATCGTCACATTCTATCTCACAAACCTAGAGCGAGCGGAGGACGAAACACACGGCTTTACAGTAGACTGGTACAATGTACACGCATCACTTGAACCAGGTAAAACTGTGGCTGTAACATTTAAAGCGGATCAAGAAGGGGTATTCCCATACTACTGTACAGAGTTCTGTTCTGCACTTCACCTAGAGATGATGGGTTACTTGCTTGTAAAAGATCCAAATAAAGTTTATAAATCTGTACGTAAAATCAAACTCAAAAAAATGAGCAAAGAAGAGCTCATGAAAGAGTACAAAAAAACAGTTGCTCTCAACGAAGCAACGAAAAAAGTTATTCAAAGTGTTGTGAAATTCCTAAAAGAAAATCACTATGAAAAATTCCCTGTAGTCAAACAGCTTGTTGAAGATGCGATGGATCAATTCAGCAAAGTTCCTGCTGAAGAGAAAAAAGCTGAAGAAGCACTCAAAAAAGGTGATATAGAAACTGCAATCAACTTCCAATACCAAGCATGGCAATATTTGGTTAAAACTGCTGATGTTGGTATCAGAGCTAAAGACCTCCTTGTTAAAAAACTTGCAACTCCTATGAGCGAAGCTGCAAAACGAGGAGAAGTTGCGTTTGCTGAAGGTGGTTGTAACGGATGTCACGTCATCGGTAAAGTAAGTTCTGGACCAGACCTTGTAGGGGTGCTCCAACGACATGAAAATGGTGAAAAATGGGTAGCTGAATTTATCAAAAACCCATCTAAATTCTATAACGATCCATATGTAAAAACATTGATTGACTACTTCAACCTCCGAATGCCGAATCAGCATATGAGTGATCAACAAATCAAAGATATCATCGAATATCTCAAGTGGATCGATCAAAACGCAAACCTCTTCTAA
- the cobA gene encoding uroporphyrinogen-III C-methyltransferase has translation MGKVYLTGAGPGDVELLTLKAARVIKEADIIIYDRLANPEILKMAKDGCEFIYVGKEDGKHILPQDQINEVIYQSALRADVVVRLKGGDPFVFGRGGEEGAYLRERGIQFEIIPGITSSISVPAYAGIPVTHRGISVSFRVVTGHEAPNKETSQIPWENFKTDDTIVFLMGLHNLQNIAQKLIEIGKPKDFPVAVISKGTTPEQKTVIGTLENIYEKAKNLPTPALIVVGKVVELRDKLNWFE, from the coding sequence ATGGGGAAGGTCTATCTAACTGGAGCAGGTCCAGGTGATGTTGAACTGTTAACACTGAAGGCTGCAAGAGTTATCAAAGAAGCGGATATCATCATCTATGACAGACTGGCTAATCCCGAAATTCTGAAAATGGCAAAAGATGGATGCGAATTTATCTATGTGGGGAAAGAGGATGGAAAGCATATTTTGCCCCAAGATCAGATCAATGAGGTGATTTACCAAAGCGCTTTACGGGCTGATGTGGTGGTCCGACTCAAAGGTGGTGATCCTTTTGTTTTTGGCAGAGGAGGCGAAGAGGGTGCCTACCTTCGAGAGCGAGGGATCCAATTTGAGATTATTCCAGGAATAACCTCTTCTATCAGTGTACCAGCGTATGCCGGCATTCCAGTAACGCATAGAGGTATCAGTGTGAGTTTTCGGGTCGTTACAGGCCATGAAGCGCCAAATAAAGAAACGAGTCAGATTCCATGGGAAAATTTTAAAACAGACGATACGATTGTCTTTTTAATGGGATTGCATAATCTTCAAAATATTGCGCAAAAATTGATTGAAATAGGAAAACCGAAGGATTTTCCGGTAGCAGTGATCTCCAAAGGAACCACTCCAGAGCAGAAAACTGTAATTGGTACGCTGGAAAATATCTACGAAAAAGCAAAAAATCTTCCTACCCCTGCACTTATTGTAGTCGGAAAAGTGGTCGAACTTCGAGATAAGCTCAATTGGTTTGAATAA
- a CDS encoding 4Fe-4S dicluster domain-containing protein gives MNDKKRRDFVKQMVGLGVLGLAAAGTVWGGKELLQREESPLRPPGAMPEHQFLALCIKCGQCLQVCPYDSIMLEDVNGKAGVGTAYIDPDKRGCYLCKALPCILACPSGALDHSKADDVRKIHMGVAIIANESACLALYNKPVPESEKDLIYEHTKVLTPAERREKKVYDLPSPSEKRVLQTELLKKVEKYVGKQCTICADLCPYPEPSLAIGMVRKGAGYIPEIREKCVGCGACVELCPTDVLKIIPRKTYEEVYGKKA, from the coding sequence ATGAACGATAAAAAAAGAAGAGATTTTGTGAAGCAGATGGTAGGCCTTGGTGTACTTGGCCTGGCTGCTGCTGGAACGGTGTGGGGAGGAAAAGAGCTTTTACAGCGAGAAGAGTCTCCTCTTCGCCCGCCGGGTGCAATGCCGGAACATCAGTTTTTGGCCCTTTGCATAAAGTGTGGGCAGTGCCTACAAGTATGTCCGTATGATTCGATTATGTTGGAAGATGTAAATGGAAAAGCAGGAGTTGGAACAGCCTATATCGATCCAGATAAAAGGGGCTGTTATCTTTGTAAAGCACTTCCTTGTATTTTAGCCTGTCCAAGCGGGGCGCTTGATCACAGCAAAGCAGACGATGTACGAAAAATACACATGGGAGTGGCTATCATAGCAAACGAGAGTGCATGTTTGGCGCTTTATAATAAGCCAGTTCCCGAAAGTGAAAAAGATCTTATCTATGAACATACGAAAGTTTTGACCCCTGCTGAAAGACGGGAAAAGAAGGTATATGATCTGCCATCACCAAGTGAAAAGAGAGTTTTGCAGACAGAACTTTTGAAAAAAGTAGAAAAGTATGTAGGCAAGCAGTGTACGATATGTGCAGATTTGTGCCCATATCCTGAACCTTCTTTGGCTATAGGAATGGTACGAAAAGGAGCCGGATATATTCCAGAAATCCGAGAAAAATGTGTGGGATGTGGTGCTTGTGTAGAGCTATGTCCTACCGATGTATTAAAAATCATTCCAAGAAAAACCTATGAAGAGGTTTATGGGAAAAAGGCATGA
- a CDS encoding cytochrome C codes for MKKYQIYALIALAVLLYWFVIPAVLTHDVNYLAKQGKADKIPEIAYKVWDYYMKGRYVSPNTPPEALDKNKNPILKKMIEYNAEIGVASAPIWYVSLEAPNYPKDAFPEGIPVYYHFDGFSGDVHEMNTINHFIGMDPMERGAPYLRMMAPYVLVLLAFAYVLFILYDWKWLNYIMWIAVALPLIFLGFYAYWLYWFGHHMHDWGAFKIKPFMPTVFGDGKVAQFTTHSYPTIGFWLLLAISFFTLLAIISKNRYLKERNAS; via the coding sequence ATGAAAAAATATCAGATCTACGCCCTGATTGCGTTGGCTGTGCTGCTTTATTGGTTCGTTATACCGGCAGTTTTGACACATGATGTTAACTATCTTGCCAAACAGGGGAAAGCAGATAAAATCCCAGAGATCGCTTATAAAGTGTGGGATTATTATATGAAAGGGCGCTATGTGAGTCCAAACACACCTCCCGAAGCGTTGGATAAAAATAAAAATCCTATTTTGAAAAAGATGATAGAGTACAATGCCGAGATAGGCGTTGCAAGTGCACCTATTTGGTATGTATCCTTAGAAGCTCCAAACTATCCAAAAGATGCCTTTCCAGAAGGTATTCCTGTATACTACCATTTTGATGGATTTAGTGGTGATGTGCATGAGATGAATACGATTAATCACTTTATCGGTATGGATCCGATGGAGCGGGGAGCTCCATATCTTAGAATGATGGCTCCGTATGTCCTCGTTCTTTTGGCATTTGCATATGTGCTGTTTATCCTCTATGATTGGAAGTGGTTGAACTATATCATGTGGATTGCTGTAGCGCTGCCACTTATTTTCTTGGGATTTTACGCATACTGGCTCTACTGGTTTGGCCATCATATGCATGACTGGGGAGCATTTAAAATTAAACCATTTATGCCAACGGTATTTGGAGATGGGAAGGTTGCACAGTTTACTACCCACTCCTATCCTACCATCGGTTTTTGGCTGCTATTAGCGATTAGTTTCTTTACGCTTCTAGCCATCATTTCAAAAAACAGATATCTCAAAGAGAGAAATGCTTCATGA
- a CDS encoding radical SAM/SPASM domain-containing protein: MFRLSNLIKSSIEDLPQRYLHGAIAIWNFTNRCNLSCLHCYSKAGLESQDHLTTQKIMQTIPQLKKAGVKFVIFSGGEPLTRKDIFDIAEKMREEGIATYLSTNGLYIHHSNVKRIIDTFSYIGISIDGTQAIHDRFRGLEGSYTMSLKAIDLIHEHGGRVGIRFTITKETVDALEHIFELAETKGIDKVYISHLVYSGRGLDNLKMDLTKEQRKKAVEYIIQKAFEYYESGQNIDIVTGNMEMDAVMLLQTLEKRDADAAKRLMQRLLQWGGNSAGRNLVNIDSEGNVKPDPFFPETVGNIFEKPFDTIWLDDGNPLLQKLRQFPRGISGKCQDCEWIEICNGGSRPRAWAIHGDLWAEDPSCYVK, translated from the coding sequence GTGTTTCGTTTGAGTAATTTGATCAAATCCTCTATTGAAGATCTTCCGCAGCGCTATTTGCATGGTGCCATAGCGATCTGGAATTTCACTAACAGATGCAATCTAAGCTGCTTGCACTGTTACTCAAAAGCCGGACTTGAATCGCAAGACCATCTAACTACCCAAAAGATCATGCAGACGATTCCCCAGCTTAAAAAGGCGGGCGTGAAATTTGTAATATTTAGCGGTGGTGAGCCGTTAACAAGAAAAGACATTTTTGATATAGCTGAAAAAATGAGAGAAGAGGGAATTGCAACCTATCTTTCTACTAACGGACTTTATATCCACCATTCCAATGTAAAGCGTATCATCGATACATTTTCATATATCGGTATCAGTATCGACGGAACACAGGCTATTCATGACAGATTTAGAGGACTTGAGGGAAGTTATACAATGAGCCTCAAAGCGATCGATCTCATTCATGAGCATGGTGGGAGAGTAGGGATCCGTTTTACTATCACAAAAGAGACAGTTGATGCACTTGAACATATTTTTGAGCTGGCTGAGACGAAAGGGATTGACAAGGTGTATATCTCCCATTTGGTCTATAGTGGCAGGGGATTGGATAATCTCAAAATGGATCTGACAAAAGAGCAAAGAAAAAAGGCAGTAGAATATATTATTCAAAAAGCGTTTGAATATTATGAGAGTGGGCAAAATATCGATATTGTAACAGGAAATATGGAGATGGATGCGGTCATGCTTTTGCAGACTTTGGAAAAAAGGGATGCTGATGCTGCAAAAAGACTCATGCAAAGACTGCTTCAATGGGGTGGTAACAGTGCAGGGAGGAATCTGGTCAATATCGACAGTGAAGGAAATGTAAAACCGGATCCATTTTTCCCTGAAACAGTTGGCAACATCTTTGAAAAACCTTTTGATACGATATGGCTAGATGATGGAAATCCACTTTTGCAAAAGCTTCGTCAGTTTCCACGAGGGATCAGCGGAAAGTGCCAAGATTGTGAATGGATAGAGATTTGCAATGGGGGAAGCCGCCCAAGAGCATGGGCGATTCATGGTGATCTGTGGGCGGAAGATCCAAGCTGTTATGTAAAATAG
- a CDS encoding c-type cytochrome yields MIRHIIAAIAGALTVAAILYMANLDREVHRLQMIHEIIEKSKLEVPMNKKIQAASKQQQVKKKEENQEEAKLKVLKEKAGRLSAFEVSPLYRRNCASCHGINGEGAVGPKLIGKSKEYILQALHDFKTGKRKNYVMYGLLQKLDDAKLEELATEIASFAQKMNQSK; encoded by the coding sequence ATGATACGACACATTATTGCAGCAATAGCAGGAGCACTTACGGTGGCAGCCATTTTGTATATGGCAAATCTGGATCGAGAAGTCCATAGACTTCAGATGATTCATGAGATTATCGAAAAAAGCAAGCTCGAAGTTCCTATGAATAAAAAGATACAGGCAGCTTCAAAACAGCAGCAGGTTAAGAAAAAAGAGGAGAATCAGGAAGAGGCTAAGTTAAAAGTACTGAAAGAAAAAGCGGGACGCTTGAGCGCTTTTGAAGTGAGTCCACTGTATCGTAGAAATTGCGCTTCTTGTCATGGTATCAATGGTGAAGGTGCTGTAGGTCCGAAACTCATCGGAAAAAGCAAGGAGTATATCCTTCAAGCGTTGCATGATTTTAAAACAGGTAAACGAAAAAATTATGTGATGTATGGACTTTTGCAAAAACTGGATGATGCGAAACTAGAAGAGTTGGCAACAGAGATCGCCTCTTTTGCACAGAAAATGAATCAATCCAAATAG
- a CDS encoding nitrous oxide reductase family maturation protein NosD, with translation MKKMALLTLFGLMLQAGILQDAINKAKPGSRLDLPKGVYKGPIVIDKPLMLVGHDTVIDGGGEGTVVSIRSSNVILKKLTIRNSGNEHEKIDAGISVKDASFVQIDHCKIVNCLFGIDLQNVKNSEIIHNYITSKPFPLGIRGDGIRLWYSNDNVLKENHLYKSRDFVVWYSHGNKIVHNKGEYGRYSLHFMYAGRNFVENNIFKHNSVGIFFMYSKDTIAKNNIIMSSLGTTGIGIGLKDASNFTLQNNTILYCAKGLYIDRSPFEPGQINKIVGNEILYNSIGIHFHSLSTDNLITKNVFKGNMENVYDDSGQGRIHAVMNKWYENYWDDYQGFDQDGDGIGDVPYTLYYYADKLWLLNPNIRFFYGSPVISILNFLYKLAPFSEPIQLLTDPKPLMHEEGVS, from the coding sequence ATGAAAAAGATGGCCCTTTTGACTCTTTTTGGTTTGATGTTGCAGGCTGGAATCTTGCAAGATGCTATTAATAAAGCAAAACCTGGTTCCAGACTTGATTTACCAAAAGGAGTGTACAAAGGGCCGATTGTTATTGATAAACCGTTGATGCTTGTTGGACATGATACGGTTATCGATGGAGGAGGCGAAGGAACCGTTGTTTCCATCAGAAGTTCAAATGTTATCTTAAAAAAACTTACTATTCGCAATAGCGGTAATGAGCATGAAAAGATAGATGCGGGAATTTCTGTAAAAGATGCTTCTTTTGTGCAAATAGATCACTGTAAAATTGTTAATTGTCTGTTTGGTATAGATTTACAAAATGTAAAAAATTCCGAAATCATACACAACTATATCACTTCAAAACCGTTTCCCTTGGGGATTCGAGGTGATGGTATCCGCCTTTGGTACAGCAACGATAATGTTTTAAAAGAGAACCATCTGTATAAATCGAGAGATTTTGTGGTGTGGTATAGCCATGGCAATAAAATCGTCCATAACAAAGGCGAATATGGCAGATATAGTCTTCATTTTATGTATGCCGGGAGAAATTTTGTAGAAAACAATATTTTCAAACACAACAGTGTCGGGATATTTTTTATGTATTCAAAAGACACTATTGCAAAAAATAATATTATCATGAGTTCCCTTGGAACAACTGGTATCGGAATAGGCCTAAAAGACGCATCCAATTTTACCTTGCAAAACAATACCATTTTGTATTGTGCCAAGGGTTTGTATATCGACCGGAGTCCATTTGAACCGGGACAAATCAACAAAATTGTTGGTAATGAAATCTTATATAACTCTATAGGGATTCATTTTCACTCCCTTAGTACAGATAATCTTATTACGAAAAACGTATTTAAGGGAAATATGGAAAATGTTTATGACGATTCGGGCCAGGGACGAATCCATGCAGTTATGAACAAATGGTATGAAAACTATTGGGACGATTATCAAGGTTTTGATCAAGACGGCGATGGGATTGGCGATGTGCCTTATACGCTTTATTATTATGCGGATAAGTTGTGGCTTCTCAATCCAAATATCAGATTCTTTTATGGATCACCGGTGATTAGCATTTTAAATTTTTTGTATAAGCTGGCACCATTTTCGGAGCCTATTCAACTACTTACCGATCCTAAGCCGCTGATGCATGAAGAGGGGGTATCATGA
- a CDS encoding cytochrome D1 domain-containing protein, producing MKIIVAFLCIVLTVFAHEKVFVVERENSALAVIENHKLKNEIKNLHNFNHAVVKFIENDGYVITRDGYLIKFDPIHEKKIAEVQASKSAIGFTLAKDFIAVANYANKTVEIYDRNLRHLQTIDTGSRNVGIKTYKDYLVFAAMDSDAIWVMKKIVEKIPLRCIKPDGTPMYEKKIHFEKVKIIRNAGEMPFDAMINKNLYVVGFFNSPFVGVLNLDTFEYKQVPLKLEKRTMVLKVPHFGFWSIMKDKFFIPAVGDNKVFVFDQNFHFLKAIEVEGNPVFTSLSPDRRYLAVTFSGKKFPIVQIVDTKSLQVIKRFDFGGMVLHVRWSKEEPLLYVSNNGLSKVIGMDIKNWKEAFEVAVPKPSGIFIFDMKQGNRPKEALQ from the coding sequence ATGAAAATAATTGTAGCTTTTTTATGTATAGTGTTAACGGTTTTTGCTCATGAAAAAGTGTTTGTTGTCGAGCGTGAAAACAGTGCACTGGCTGTGATAGAGAATCATAAGCTAAAAAATGAGATAAAAAACTTGCACAATTTCAATCACGCTGTAGTGAAATTTATTGAAAATGATGGTTATGTCATTACAAGGGATGGATATTTGATCAAATTTGATCCAATTCATGAAAAAAAGATTGCTGAAGTTCAGGCAAGTAAAAGCGCTATCGGCTTTACATTGGCAAAAGATTTTATAGCCGTAGCAAACTATGCAAACAAAACAGTAGAAATCTATGATAGAAATCTTCGACATCTTCAAACTATCGATACTGGTTCAAGAAATGTGGGAATCAAAACCTATAAAGATTATCTTGTTTTTGCCGCAATGGATAGTGATGCAATATGGGTTATGAAAAAGATTGTTGAAAAAATTCCGCTTCGTTGCATCAAACCGGATGGCACACCGATGTATGAGAAAAAAATCCATTTTGAAAAAGTAAAAATCATAAGAAATGCAGGTGAAATGCCCTTTGATGCGATGATTAATAAAAATCTTTATGTAGTAGGGTTTTTCAATTCACCGTTTGTTGGTGTTTTAAATCTTGATACGTTTGAATATAAGCAAGTTCCTTTGAAACTGGAAAAAAGAACGATGGTTCTAAAGGTGCCTCATTTTGGCTTTTGGTCTATTATGAAAGATAAGTTTTTTATACCGGCTGTGGGTGACAATAAGGTTTTTGTATTTGATCAAAACTTCCATTTTCTCAAAGCGATTGAAGTAGAAGGGAATCCTGTTTTTACTTCACTGAGTCCTGATAGACGATATCTGGCTGTGACTTTCAGCGGGAAAAAGTTCCCGATTGTACAGATTGTTGATACGAAAAGCTTACAGGTCATCAAACGGTTTGATTTTGGAGGCATGGTGTTGCATGTGCGATGGAGCAAGGAAGAACCACTCTTATATGTTTCCAATAACGGCCTGAGCAAAGTGATTGGGATGGATATCAAGAATTGGAAAGAGGCTTTTGAAGTAGCCGTGCCAAAACCATCGGGGATTTTTATTTTTGATATGAAGCAAGGAAATAGGCCAAAAGAGGCGCTACAATAA